In Taeniopygia guttata chromosome Z, bTaeGut7.mat, whole genome shotgun sequence, one genomic interval encodes:
- the F2RL1 gene encoding proteinase-activated receptor 2, with protein sequence MVARRGLCLLLWCALLGAAAAAGVLENDGSSKPKGRSFIGYKAQNANNSEELYEVDEFVAEVLTGKLTTVFIPIVYVFVFIIGLPSNAMALWVFFFRTKKKHPAVIYMVNLALADLLFVVWFPLKISYHLNGNNWLFGEGLCKVFVAFFYGNMYCSILFMTCLSVQRYWVVVNPIVHSKKKSEIALSISIAIWILIVLGTIPLYLVNQTAYISNLNITTCHDVLPENVSAHDMFSYFLSLAIGLFLIPAIITAVAYILMIKTLSASIIDVSTGKKRKRAVKLIIVVLSMYLICFTPSNVLIIVHYSLLKAYSQSHLYVWYITALCLSILNSCIDPFIYYYISKDFRDNLKYALLCQSVRTTQRMQVSLSSSRYPKKSSSYSSNSSRTNKSTY encoded by the exons ATGGTTGCACGCCGTGGGTTGtgcctgctgctgtggtgtgcgctgctgggagctgccgccgctgctggaG ttttagaGAATGATGGCTCCAGCAAACCAAAAGGAAGAAGTTTCATTGGCTATAAGGctcaaaatgcaaataattctgAAGAGTTATATGAGGTGGATGAATTTGTAGCAGAAGTCCTCACAGGAAAGCTGACTACAGTTTTTATTCCCATTGTTTATGTCTTTGTCTTTATAATTGGTTTGCCAAGCAATGCCATGGCCCTCTGGGTCTTTTTTTTCCGAACAAAGAAGAAACATCCGGCTGTGATTTATATGGTTAACTTGGCACTGGCAGACCTTCTTTTTGTTGTCTGGTTCCCACTGAAGATTTCATACCATCTAAATGGCAATAACTGGCTATTTGGTGAAGGTCTCTGCAAAGTATTTGTTGCGTTTTTCTATGGAAACATGTATTGTTCCATCCTCTTCATGACATGTCTCAGTGTACAACGGTATTGGGTAGTAGTGAACCCCATAGTACattcaaaaaagaaatcagaaattgCTTTGAGCATCTCCATTGCTATCTGGATACTGATTGTGTTGGGCACCATACCATTGTATCTTGTTAATCAGACAGCATATATTTCAAATCTTAACATCACAACCTGCCATGATGTGTTACCTGAAAATGTTTCAGCTCATGATATGTTCAGTTATTTCCTCTCACTGGCAATTGGACTCTTCTTAATCCCAGCTATTATCACTGCTGTTGCATACATTCTAATGATTAAAACCCTGAGCGCTTCCATCATAGATGTAAGCACTGGGAAGAAACGAAAAAGAGCAGTCAAACTCATTATTGTTGTCCTGTCCATGTATCTCATCTGTTTTACACCTAGCAATGTGCTGATTATTGTGCACTATTCACTCCTCAAAGCCTATAGCCAGAGCCATCTGTATGTGTGGTACATAACTGCACTGTGTCTTTCCATTTTGAATAGTTGTATTGATCCATTCATCTATTATTATATTTCAAAAGACTTCAGAGACAACCTTAAATATGCTCTTCTTTGCCAAAGTGTGCGAACTACACAGAGGATGCAAGTGTCTCTCTCATCAAGCAGGTACCCCAAGAAATCGAGTTCTTATTCTTCAAACTCAAGTAGGACCAATAAATCAACCTACTGA